From bacterium, a single genomic window includes:
- a CDS encoding helix-turn-helix domain-containing protein, producing the protein MSDVKDKSLGVGVRSDAREGRSAMSPSHRLLIIDLFQKSGLPLREYSQIVGVPYTTLSMWRSRFEKDGPEGLMDKPRECKESGSRLSEVTKRAIVMIREANPEYGCERISDMLGRGPGLGASPGAVLRVIREAGLEVQSPKSPRHA; encoded by the coding sequence ATGAGCGATGTAAAGGATAAGAGTCTGGGTGTGGGGGTTCGTTCGGATGCCAGGGAGGGTCGCTCGGCGATGAGTCCGAGCCATCGGCTTTTGATCATCGACCTTTTTCAAAAGTCGGGTTTGCCTTTGCGCGAGTATTCGCAGATCGTTGGTGTCCCTTACACGACGCTTTCGATGTGGCGTAGCCGTTTCGAGAAGGACGGTCCTGAGGGTCTGATGGACAAGCCCCGTGAGTGCAAGGAATCGGGGAGCCGTCTATCCGAGGTGACGAAGCGCGCCATCGTGATGATCCGTGAGGCCAATCCTGAGTACGGATGTGAGCGGATCAGTGACATGCTCGGCCGCGGTCCCGGTCTGGGTGCGAGCCCCGGCGCGGTTCTTCGAGTGATCCGTGAGGCGGGTCTCGAGGTCCAGTCGCCCAAGTCACCGCGTCACGCGG